One Corynebacterium tuberculostearicum DNA window includes the following coding sequences:
- a CDS encoding metal-sensitive transcriptional regulator, giving the protein MSDQHQTCSCHEPHVHGYNADSKSKDRYLARLKRIEGQARGIHRMVEEDQYCIDIITQISAVKSALENVSLALLEDHIEHCVAGAAAEDGEVATEKLEEAMRAIKKMVKN; this is encoded by the coding sequence ATGTCTGACCAGCATCAAACGTGCTCCTGCCACGAGCCGCACGTGCACGGATATAACGCGGATTCTAAGAGCAAGGATCGCTACCTCGCCAGACTCAAGCGCATTGAGGGGCAGGCGCGCGGCATCCACCGGATGGTCGAGGAAGACCAATACTGCATCGACATCATTACCCAGATTTCGGCGGTGAAGTCGGCGTTGGAAAATGTCTCGCTAGCGCTCCTGGAAGACCATATTGAGCACTGTGTGGCCGGTGCCGCCGCCGAGGACGGTGAAGTAGCCACCGAGAAGCTAGAAGAGGCCATGCGCGCCATTAAGAAGATGGTGAAAAACTAA
- the cysK gene encoding cysteine synthase A, whose protein sequence is MAVYNNIMETIGGTPLVRLNRITEGKGATVLAKVESFNPANSVKDRIGKAIVAAAEKSGQLKPGGTIVEATSGNTGIALALAGATLGYKVILTMPETMSNERKVLLRAYGAEIVLTPGAAGMQGAVDKANEIVTENDNAILAAQFANEANPKIHEEATGPEIWEDAEGKVDAFVAGVGTGGTVTGVGRFLKSKNPDLHLAAVEPSDSPVLSEGHAGPHKIQGIGANFVPEVLDRELLDEVFTATTEESIKASRDLATQEGLLVGISAGANVSAALKLAERPEFEGKTIVVVLPDFGERYVSTILFEDIREA, encoded by the coding sequence ATGGCTGTCTACAACAACATTATGGAAACCATCGGCGGCACCCCGCTGGTCCGCCTGAACCGTATCACCGAGGGCAAGGGCGCTACCGTGCTTGCCAAGGTTGAATCCTTTAACCCGGCTAACTCCGTGAAGGACCGCATCGGCAAGGCCATCGTTGCAGCGGCCGAGAAGTCCGGTCAGCTCAAGCCGGGCGGCACCATCGTGGAGGCCACCTCCGGCAACACCGGCATCGCCCTGGCCCTGGCTGGCGCCACCTTGGGCTACAAGGTCATCCTGACCATGCCAGAGACCATGTCCAATGAGCGCAAGGTGCTGCTGCGTGCCTACGGCGCAGAAATCGTGCTAACCCCGGGCGCTGCGGGCATGCAGGGCGCCGTCGACAAGGCGAATGAAATTGTCACCGAGAACGATAACGCCATCCTTGCCGCACAGTTCGCTAACGAGGCGAACCCGAAGATTCACGAGGAAGCCACCGGCCCAGAGATTTGGGAAGACGCCGAGGGCAAGGTTGACGCCTTCGTTGCTGGCGTAGGCACCGGCGGCACCGTTACGGGTGTGGGCCGCTTCCTGAAGTCCAAGAACCCAGACCTGCACTTGGCTGCGGTTGAGCCGTCCGACTCCCCTGTCCTATCTGAAGGCCACGCTGGCCCGCACAAGATTCAGGGCATCGGCGCTAACTTCGTTCCTGAGGTACTTGACCGCGAGCTTCTTGACGAAGTCTTTACCGCCACCACCGAGGAGTCCATCAAGGCATCCCGCGACCTGGCTACCCAGGAAGGCCTGCTGGTTGGCATCTCCGCCGGCGCTAACGTTTCCGCAGCTCTGAAGCTGGCGGAGCGCCCAGAGTTCGAGGGCAAGACCATCGTGGTTGTCCTGCCGGACTTCGGTGAGCGCTACGTCTCCACCATCCTCTTCGAGGACATCCGCGAAGCTTAA
- a CDS encoding IS256 family transposase, with product MAADPHHIDPTAYLEELLTQASPDLMRQMLTDFINQILSAQADTVCGADYATVSAERTNTRNGYRHRQLDTRVGSIDVAIPKLRTGAFFPDWLLERRSRTERALTTVIATCYLKGVSTRRMNDLVATLGINNLSKSQVSQMAKELDDMVDDFRTRRLDQGPYHFVSCDALTMKVREGGRVVKTSVLLATGVNADGYRELLGMQVATAESTASWTGFFRDLIARGLTGVFLVTSDAHLGIQAAVGDCLPQASWQRCRTHFAKNLSAQVPKTQWPTLSAMFHTIFQQPDAASVWAQAREVIEFCQQKFPHVATYLEECLDELLAFTAAPRAVWTKIWSNNPTERLNREIRRRTDVVGIFPNRDAVVRLVGAVLAEQHDDWIQQKRYMSLTSLAQTKEIIAAGVIDEDRDNNQEIAA from the coding sequence ATGGCCGCTGACCCTCATCATATCGATCCGACCGCGTATCTCGAAGAGCTACTGACTCAAGCGTCCCCAGATTTGATGCGCCAAATGCTCACTGACTTCATCAACCAGATTCTTTCCGCCCAAGCAGACACCGTCTGCGGGGCTGATTACGCCACCGTGTCAGCCGAGCGCACCAACACACGTAATGGCTACCGTCATCGCCAACTTGATACCCGAGTCGGCAGCATTGATGTGGCAATCCCGAAGCTACGCACCGGCGCATTTTTCCCTGACTGGCTGCTAGAGCGCCGCAGCCGCACCGAGCGTGCCCTGACCACAGTCATCGCCACCTGCTACCTGAAAGGAGTCTCCACTCGCAGGATGAACGACCTGGTGGCCACCCTTGGGATCAACAACTTGTCGAAGTCTCAGGTCAGCCAGATGGCCAAAGAACTCGATGACATGGTCGATGACTTCCGCACCCGCCGGCTTGACCAAGGCCCCTACCACTTTGTCTCCTGCGACGCGCTGACAATGAAGGTGCGGGAAGGCGGACGTGTCGTAAAGACCAGCGTGTTGCTGGCCACAGGTGTCAACGCTGACGGCTACCGAGAGCTTTTGGGCATGCAGGTTGCCACCGCGGAATCTACCGCGTCGTGGACCGGGTTCTTTCGGGACCTCATCGCCCGTGGCCTGACCGGGGTATTCCTCGTTACTAGTGATGCCCATCTTGGTATTCAAGCAGCCGTGGGTGACTGCCTGCCGCAGGCTAGTTGGCAGCGGTGTCGAACACACTTCGCGAAGAACCTCTCGGCCCAGGTTCCCAAAACCCAATGGCCGACTCTGTCAGCGATGTTTCACACAATCTTTCAGCAACCCGATGCCGCTAGTGTGTGGGCCCAAGCTCGTGAGGTTATTGAATTCTGCCAGCAGAAATTCCCTCACGTTGCCACCTACCTCGAGGAGTGTCTCGACGAGCTGTTGGCGTTTACCGCTGCGCCGAGAGCGGTGTGGACCAAAATCTGGTCGAATAACCCCACTGAACGGCTCAATAGGGAGATCCGCCGGCGTACCGATGTCGTAGGAATCTTCCCAAACCGAGACGCTGTTGTGCGCCTTGTTGGGGCGGTTTTGGCCGAACAGCACGATGACTGGATCCAACAGAAGCGTTATATGTCACTGACCAGCCTGGCACAGACCAAAGAGATCATCGCCGCTGGGGTCATCGACGAGGACCGCGACAACAACCAGGAGATCGCCGCGTGA
- a CDS encoding GNAT family N-acetyltransferase encodes MEHAIAHQTDKSRYVLTVDGVEAGACHYVDAGTTREFNHTVIKDAFRGQGLSAPLIKAALDDARGVGKQVIASCSAVAHFIEKNPEYRDLLRSEGI; translated from the coding sequence ATGGAACACGCTATTGCACACCAGACCGATAAGTCCCGTTACGTCCTTACCGTGGACGGCGTCGAGGCGGGCGCGTGCCACTACGTAGACGCCGGCACGACCCGCGAGTTCAACCACACGGTCATCAAGGATGCTTTCCGTGGCCAAGGATTGTCCGCGCCGCTGATTAAGGCAGCGCTTGACGACGCCCGGGGCGTCGGCAAGCAAGTCATTGCTTCCTGCTCGGCAGTGGCGCACTTTATAGAAAAGAATCCCGAATACCGCGACCTGCTGCGCTCAGAAGGCATATAA
- a CDS encoding DUF4288 domain-containing protein: MEPYVGIAVFELASEGSEHSNFFREDFFLIYANSDEEAHRKAVEWTREQEYEGLKLRHIVDVAPTLYGHVDRDCDLYSRHFSSLEDYKRFEMNLSGNDPLSPPK, translated from the coding sequence ATGGAGCCATATGTCGGAATCGCTGTCTTTGAACTCGCCTCCGAAGGCTCGGAGCACTCTAACTTCTTCCGTGAGGACTTCTTTCTCATCTATGCAAATTCGGATGAGGAGGCGCACCGCAAGGCCGTTGAATGGACTCGCGAGCAGGAATATGAGGGCCTGAAGCTGCGCCACATTGTCGATGTCGCACCCACCCTCTACGGTCATGTGGATCGAGATTGTGACCTCTATTCGCGGCACTTTTCCTCGCTGGAAGACTACAAACGATTCGAGATGAACTTGAGCGGAAACGATCCGCTTTCACCGCCTAAATAG
- a CDS encoding tRNA 2-thiouridine-synthesizing protein codes for MDQKQISYVADRVEQGILGLEGVDKLLAYLDSLHPDDLAGVDFLVDRMFEEERNQIWELTETLKEFLADLKECQK; via the coding sequence ATGGACCAAAAGCAAATTTCTTATGTGGCGGACCGGGTCGAGCAAGGAATTCTTGGCCTCGAAGGCGTCGATAAGCTGCTGGCTTACTTGGACAGCCTGCATCCGGATGATTTGGCCGGCGTGGATTTCCTGGTTGACCGCATGTTTGAGGAGGAGCGTAACCAAATATGGGAGCTCACGGAAACGCTTAAGGAGTTTCTCGCGGATCTCAAGGAATGCCAGAAGTAG
- the murA gene encoding UDP-N-acetylglucosamine 1-carboxyvinyltransferase encodes MKDQFIVSGGARLEGTVKVDGAKNSVLKLMAASLLAEGTTTLTNCPEILDVPLMKKVLEGLGCEVVIEGSEVRITTPAQPQSNADFDAVRQFRASVCVLGPLTSRCGHAKVALPGGDAIGSRPLDMHQTGLEKLGATTRIEHGAVVAEATHLRGANIRLDFPSVGATENILTAAVLAEGETVLHNAAREPEIVDLCTMLKSMGADIEGEGSSVVTIRGVDKLQPTQHEVIGDRIVAGTWAYAAAMTQGDITVGGISPRHLHLPLEKLKSAGAELETYENGFRVRMDQRPQAVDYQTLPFPGFPTDLQPMAIGISAIADGTTVITENVFESRFRFVDEMLRLGADAQVDGHHVVVRGKERLSSTHVWSSDIRAGAGLVLSALCADETTTVHDVFHIDRGYPNFVENLQRLGATIERTQEEELF; translated from the coding sequence GTGAAAGATCAGTTTATTGTTTCCGGCGGTGCCCGCCTTGAGGGCACCGTTAAAGTAGATGGCGCGAAAAATAGCGTCTTGAAGCTCATGGCCGCATCCTTGCTGGCGGAGGGCACTACGACGCTGACCAACTGCCCAGAAATTCTGGACGTCCCCCTCATGAAGAAGGTTCTCGAGGGGCTCGGCTGCGAGGTAGTCATCGAGGGCTCTGAGGTCCGGATTACTACCCCTGCACAGCCGCAATCCAACGCGGATTTTGACGCGGTCCGCCAATTCCGCGCATCCGTCTGCGTGCTCGGGCCTTTGACCTCCCGCTGTGGCCACGCGAAGGTAGCGTTGCCCGGTGGTGACGCGATTGGTTCGCGCCCGCTCGATATGCACCAAACCGGCCTAGAAAAGCTCGGTGCCACCACCCGTATTGAGCATGGTGCCGTCGTGGCAGAGGCTACACACCTGCGGGGTGCGAATATCCGCTTGGACTTCCCGTCCGTAGGCGCAACCGAAAATATCCTTACCGCTGCGGTCCTCGCTGAAGGGGAAACCGTTCTCCATAACGCAGCTCGCGAGCCTGAAATCGTCGATCTGTGCACCATGCTTAAGTCCATGGGCGCCGATATCGAGGGCGAGGGAAGCTCGGTGGTGACCATCCGCGGCGTCGATAAGCTGCAGCCCACCCAGCATGAGGTTATTGGTGACCGAATTGTGGCAGGCACCTGGGCGTATGCCGCGGCTATGACCCAAGGCGATATCACCGTGGGTGGAATTTCCCCGCGCCACCTGCACTTGCCGCTAGAAAAGCTGAAGTCTGCCGGCGCGGAACTAGAGACTTATGAGAATGGCTTCCGCGTGCGCATGGATCAGCGCCCGCAGGCCGTGGACTACCAGACCCTGCCATTTCCGGGATTCCCCACCGACCTGCAGCCGATGGCTATTGGTATCTCTGCCATTGCGGACGGAACGACCGTCATTACGGAGAATGTCTTTGAATCCCGCTTCCGCTTTGTGGATGAAATGCTGCGCTTGGGTGCCGACGCCCAGGTTGACGGTCACCATGTAGTAGTCCGCGGTAAAGAACGGCTCTCTTCTACTCACGTGTGGAGTTCCGATATTCGTGCGGGTGCGGGTCTTGTACTTTCTGCACTGTGCGCGGATGAAACCACTACGGTCCACGATGTCTTCCACATCGACCGCGGATACCCCAACTTTGTAGAAAACCTGCAGCGCCTCGGCGCCACAATTGAAAGAACTCAAGAAGAAGAACTCTTTTAA
- the ramA gene encoding acetate metabolism transcriptional regulator RamA — protein MESHRLKDDEESVRAALSSLKTATGIPVTMYATLLPDNRLQITQWVGLRTPALQNLIIDSGVGVGGRVVSTRRAVGVSDYTRATTISHENDRVIQDEGLHSIVAVPVTVQREIRGVLYVGVHSPVRLGDKVIEEVTMTARTLEQDLAVNSAMRRADGSKGGAARGHVMNGAEWEQVRSTHSKLRMLANRVEDEELRKELETLCDQMVSPVRVKQSTKLSARELDVLSCVALGHTNVEAAEEMGIGAETVKSYLRSVMRKLGAHTRYEAVNAARRIGALP, from the coding sequence ATGGAGTCGCATCGCCTCAAAGATGATGAAGAATCCGTACGCGCGGCCCTGTCGTCCCTGAAGACCGCTACAGGTATTCCAGTGACGATGTACGCCACGCTGCTGCCCGATAATCGCCTGCAGATCACGCAGTGGGTGGGGCTACGCACCCCAGCGCTGCAGAATCTGATCATTGACTCTGGCGTCGGTGTAGGTGGGCGAGTGGTCAGCACTCGCCGCGCGGTAGGTGTATCCGATTACACTCGTGCCACCACCATTTCGCACGAGAACGACCGCGTAATCCAAGATGAGGGCCTGCACTCCATCGTGGCCGTGCCCGTTACGGTGCAGCGCGAAATTCGCGGCGTCCTCTACGTAGGCGTGCACTCCCCAGTTCGTTTGGGCGACAAGGTCATCGAAGAAGTGACGATGACCGCGCGCACCCTCGAGCAAGACCTGGCTGTTAATTCCGCAATGCGACGCGCCGATGGGTCCAAGGGCGGAGCGGCCCGCGGCCACGTCATGAACGGTGCCGAGTGGGAACAAGTGCGCTCCACTCACTCCAAGCTGCGCATGCTGGCCAACCGCGTAGAGGACGAAGAACTGCGCAAAGAGCTAGAGACGCTGTGTGACCAGATGGTCTCGCCGGTGCGCGTGAAGCAATCCACCAAGCTCTCTGCCCGCGAGCTCGACGTTCTCTCTTGTGTGGCCCTAGGCCACACCAACGTAGAAGCGGCCGAGGAAATGGGTATCGGCGCAGAAACCGTGAAGTCTTATCTGCGCTCGGTAATGCGCAAACTCGGTGCGCACACCCGCTACGAAGCGGTCAATGCCGCACGCCGTATCGGCGCGTTGCCTTAA
- a CDS encoding acetyl-CoA hydrolase/transferase family protein: MSERIAYAPFEKLVVSAEEAAQHVNHGDRVGISGFTGAGYPKGLPTAIAEKAKALHEKGEEFKIDVFSGASTAPDCDGVLAEAEAIRFRSPYNSDPTLRKQFNDGTALYQDIHLSHSGQQVEEGFYGDFQVAIIEAVRITEEGHVVPSSAVGNNLEFIEAADKIIIEINEWQSINLEGMHDIYRIEKLPNRQPIPITKPGDRIGTTYMEVPEDKVVAVVKTDAPDRNAPFKEPDEVSEKIAANFIEFLEGEVAAGRLEYDKFIMQSGVGNVPNAVMAGLLDSKFENIQAYTEVIQDGMLDLIDAGKMTMASATSFALSPDYAEKMNEEAERYRKHIILRPQQVSNHPEVIRRVGLISSNGMIEADIYGNINSTNVSGSRIMNGTGGSGDFTRNAYISTFVSPSVAKDGAISALVPFVSHTDHTEHDTMVIITEYGVADLRGLAPKERVEKVISVAHPDYRPLLEEYFNRAKENKFQHTPHDLKTAFDFQVRFMEKGDMRG, translated from the coding sequence TTGTCAGAGAGAATCGCGTATGCCCCATTCGAGAAGCTCGTAGTTTCCGCTGAAGAGGCTGCTCAGCACGTCAACCACGGTGACCGTGTAGGCATTTCTGGCTTCACCGGTGCTGGCTACCCCAAGGGTCTGCCCACCGCCATTGCAGAAAAGGCCAAGGCTCTCCATGAAAAGGGCGAGGAATTTAAGATCGACGTCTTCTCCGGCGCTTCCACTGCCCCGGACTGCGATGGTGTTCTGGCGGAAGCTGAGGCGATTCGCTTTCGCTCTCCTTATAACTCAGATCCCACCCTGCGTAAGCAGTTTAATGATGGCACCGCTCTCTACCAGGATATCCACCTGTCTCACTCGGGCCAGCAGGTAGAAGAGGGCTTCTACGGTGACTTCCAGGTAGCCATTATTGAGGCCGTGCGCATTACCGAAGAAGGCCACGTGGTGCCGTCCTCCGCAGTGGGCAATAACCTCGAGTTCATCGAGGCTGCGGATAAGATCATCATCGAGATCAATGAGTGGCAGTCCATCAACCTCGAGGGCATGCACGATATCTATCGCATTGAAAAGCTGCCTAACCGCCAGCCAATCCCTATCACTAAGCCGGGTGACCGCATCGGTACCACCTACATGGAGGTGCCGGAGGACAAGGTTGTTGCAGTGGTAAAGACCGATGCCCCGGACCGCAACGCACCATTCAAGGAACCGGACGAAGTTTCCGAGAAGATCGCCGCCAACTTCATCGAGTTCCTCGAGGGGGAGGTCGCCGCTGGTCGTCTTGAGTATGACAAGTTCATCATGCAGTCCGGCGTGGGCAACGTCCCCAACGCCGTGATGGCCGGCCTGCTGGATTCCAAGTTTGAGAATATTCAGGCCTATACCGAGGTCATTCAGGACGGCATGCTCGATCTCATCGATGCGGGCAAGATGACCATGGCTTCCGCCACCTCCTTCGCGCTGTCCCCGGACTACGCGGAGAAGATGAATGAGGAGGCAGAGCGCTACCGCAAGCACATCATCCTCCGCCCACAGCAGGTCTCCAACCACCCGGAGGTCATTCGCCGCGTCGGCCTGATTTCCTCCAATGGCATGATTGAGGCCGATATCTACGGCAATATCAACTCCACCAACGTATCCGGCTCCCGCATCATGAACGGCACCGGTGGCTCGGGTGACTTCACCCGCAATGCTTATATCTCCACCTTCGTTTCCCCGTCCGTGGCCAAGGACGGCGCAATTTCCGCGCTGGTTCCGTTCGTGTCCCACACGGACCACACCGAGCACGACACCATGGTCATCATTACCGAGTACGGCGTGGCTGACCTGCGTGGCCTGGCGCCGAAGGAACGCGTGGAGAAGGTCATCTCCGTGGCGCACCCGGATTACCGTCCGTTGCTCGAGGAGTACTTCAACCGTGCCAAGGAAAACAAGTTCCAGCACACCCCGCACGACCTGAAGACCGCCTTTGACTTCCAGGTCCGCTTCATGGAGAAGGGCGATATGCGCGGCTAA
- a CDS encoding IS256 family transposase, which translates to MTTVARRDPADKAKIDAIEKKLLANPEIAKLIDDLGTSTTDANDLVRGMLQASITRGLNAEMDAHLGYESGDRSGKAAAGTDNHRNGSYPKTVDSNYGPVTVDVPRDRAGTFLPTMVPKGSRRLTDVDDMIVSLYAGGMTIRDIQHHMATAMRVDVSHETISAVTDAVLDEVMVWQNRQLDEFYPVIFLDALRIKVRDGGRVVNKSAYMAIGVDLDGIKHILGLWIAKEEGASFWAQVCANLSNRGVKDVFIVCCDGLKGLPEAVEATWPNSMVQTCIVHLIRAANRWVAYGDRRGVSAALKKIYTATDESTAKAALDEFEASELGEKYPRSVKVWRGAWQRFVPFLQFPPAARKVIYTTNSIESFNNELRKATRNRVQFTNDESALKTLWLMICNIEDKRAAKRAKQGKRVSATAGRLMEGARVSGWKQAINQMAVAYPDRFDKYL; encoded by the coding sequence ATGACTACTGTGGCACGACGAGATCCGGCCGATAAGGCCAAGATTGATGCGATTGAAAAGAAGCTGCTTGCTAACCCTGAAATCGCGAAACTGATTGACGACCTAGGCACGTCCACAACGGATGCCAATGACCTGGTTCGCGGCATGCTGCAAGCCTCGATTACTAGGGGTTTGAATGCCGAGATGGATGCCCACCTCGGCTACGAGTCTGGTGATAGGAGCGGCAAAGCTGCAGCTGGGACAGACAATCACCGCAACGGGTCGTATCCAAAGACCGTGGATTCTAACTACGGGCCAGTTACCGTTGATGTCCCGAGGGATCGGGCTGGCACATTCTTGCCGACTATGGTCCCTAAAGGTTCTAGGCGCTTGACTGATGTCGATGACATGATCGTCAGCTTGTATGCCGGTGGGATGACAATTAGGGATATCCAGCATCATATGGCAACTGCGATGCGTGTTGACGTTTCCCATGAGACGATTTCTGCGGTTACTGACGCCGTCTTGGATGAAGTCATGGTCTGGCAAAACCGCCAGCTAGACGAGTTCTACCCGGTCATTTTCCTGGACGCGCTGCGCATTAAAGTCCGCGACGGTGGCCGAGTAGTCAACAAGTCCGCGTACATGGCAATCGGCGTGGATCTCGACGGTATCAAGCACATTTTAGGATTGTGGATCGCCAAAGAAGAAGGCGCTTCATTTTGGGCGCAAGTATGCGCCAATCTTTCTAACCGTGGTGTCAAGGACGTCTTTATCGTCTGCTGTGACGGGCTGAAAGGCCTACCAGAAGCAGTTGAGGCAACCTGGCCGAACTCTATGGTGCAAACCTGTATCGTGCACCTGATTCGCGCAGCGAACCGGTGGGTAGCCTATGGGGATCGCCGGGGTGTATCGGCCGCGTTGAAAAAGATTTACACCGCCACGGACGAGTCCACAGCTAAGGCGGCCTTAGACGAATTTGAAGCCTCTGAATTGGGAGAAAAGTATCCACGCTCAGTCAAGGTCTGGCGAGGTGCATGGCAGCGTTTCGTACCGTTTTTGCAGTTCCCACCAGCAGCCAGAAAGGTTATCTATACGACGAACTCCATTGAATCATTCAACAATGAACTGCGTAAAGCTACCCGTAACAGGGTGCAGTTCACCAACGATGAATCAGCCCTGAAGACGCTGTGGCTGATGATCTGCAACATTGAAGACAAACGCGCTGCCAAGAGGGCGAAGCAGGGCAAACGAGTCTCAGCGACAGCCGGCAGACTCATGGAAGGAGCCCGAGTTTCCGGCTGGAAACAAGCCATTAACCAAATGGCCGTGGCCTACCCCGACCGCTTCGACAAATACCTATAA
- the epsC gene encoding serine O-acetyltransferase EpsC — protein MNIMSYIREDLANARDHDPAARGDVENAVVYSGLHAVWSHRISHWMWKRGLRGPARILAQINRFFTGVEIHPGATIGRRFFIDHGMGIVIGETAEIGDGVMLYHGVTLGGQVLTQTKRHPTIEDNVTIGAGAKVLGPITIGEGSAIGANAVVTKDVPAENIAVGIPAKNRPRNPNERIKLVDPDYYI, from the coding sequence ATGAACATTATGAGCTACATCCGTGAAGACTTAGCAAATGCAAGAGATCACGATCCGGCCGCGCGTGGCGACGTCGAAAATGCAGTAGTGTACTCCGGCCTCCACGCGGTGTGGTCTCACCGCATTTCGCACTGGATGTGGAAGCGCGGGCTGCGCGGGCCTGCGCGCATCTTGGCGCAGATTAACCGCTTCTTTACCGGCGTGGAGATCCACCCTGGCGCCACTATCGGCCGCCGGTTCTTTATTGACCATGGCATGGGCATCGTCATTGGTGAAACCGCAGAGATTGGCGATGGCGTCATGCTCTACCATGGCGTCACCCTCGGCGGCCAGGTGCTCACCCAGACCAAGCGCCACCCCACTATCGAAGACAATGTCACCATCGGTGCGGGCGCCAAGGTGCTCGGCCCCATTACGATCGGTGAAGGATCGGCCATCGGCGCCAATGCCGTGGTGACGAAGGATGTTCCCGCCGAAAATATCGCGGTGGGCATTCCGGCCAAGAACCGTCCGCGCAACCCGAATGAGCGCATCAAACTGGTCGACCCCGACTACTACATCTAA